One Candidatus Eisenbacteria bacterium genomic region harbors:
- a CDS encoding DEAD/DEAH box helicase — translation MIRNVPGPGSGNPGFPQLFADEPRVAASSVETVEEFHKMLLSLQDGNDQRENMRGRGGAPHGRGAPELVHAESLPARPARYGDLAEPLPRTLAHVLDAQGISRLYSHQAEAIDLARAGKHLVVATGTASGKSLAYHIPVLERLLLEPHATALYLFPTKALAQDQLRGLNRFAEASYDLARVLATGTYDGDTPGSARRKLRETGNAILTNPDMLHQGILPYHARWGRFFSNLRYVVVDEVHTYRGIFGSHVANVLRRLRRIARHYDAEPQFLLSSATLRNPQELAELLVGDEVALVDQDGSPRGPKLFAFWNPRQYGLDSPERRSASVDAERILVALLKRGVQSIVFTKARVVAELIYRYARERLEREERGLADLLSPYRGGYLPEERRAIERRLFEGELRGVISTNALELGIDVGTLDASILVGFPNTIASTWQQAGRAGRKQAPSLAVVVAYEDPVDQYLMRHPNYFFGQSVESAVLDPENPYVLASQLSCAAYELPLSEEDEAIFGSRAPAIASILEEEGSFKSLDGLRYWSSAEYPAGSVNLRTISDDTFTILDQTRENAVLGTVDSISAPELLYPEAIYLHEGDTYFVRDLDLRQKVAYVEPREVDYYTQPVLDTHLKLEETRESKRFGEEAIGLGPAEVSWQTVAMKKIRFRSLDAIGYHPLDLPRQKLDTMALWIQPSEGTRNKVRTAGMNPREGMSGLRNLLITILPLHVMCDRPDIGGILESANLGEATIFMYDRYPGGLGYAERGYAIVGELLGAALRLVEDCPCELGCPSCVGLPILRPAQQQDPDLYGGWPIPSKAATVALLRRMLGR, via the coding sequence ATGATCCGGAACGTCCCCGGTCCCGGCTCCGGGAACCCTGGGTTCCCGCAGCTTTTCGCGGACGAGCCGCGCGTGGCCGCTTCCAGCGTCGAGACAGTGGAAGAGTTCCACAAGATGCTCCTGTCGCTACAGGACGGGAACGACCAGCGCGAGAACATGCGCGGCCGTGGCGGCGCCCCACACGGCCGTGGCGCCCCGGAGCTGGTTCACGCTGAATCGCTGCCCGCGCGGCCGGCGCGCTACGGGGACCTTGCCGAGCCGCTCCCTCGTACCCTCGCGCACGTCCTCGACGCGCAGGGGATCTCCCGCCTCTATTCGCACCAGGCCGAGGCGATCGATCTCGCCCGCGCGGGGAAGCACCTCGTGGTCGCGACCGGCACCGCCTCGGGGAAGTCGCTCGCGTACCATATCCCGGTCCTGGAACGCCTCCTCCTCGAGCCGCACGCCACCGCGCTCTATCTCTTCCCAACGAAAGCGCTCGCGCAGGATCAGCTCCGCGGGCTCAACCGATTCGCCGAGGCGTCCTACGACCTCGCCCGCGTGCTCGCGACCGGCACCTACGACGGCGACACGCCTGGCTCCGCGCGGCGGAAGCTCCGCGAGACCGGAAACGCGATCCTCACGAATCCAGACATGCTCCACCAGGGGATCCTGCCCTATCACGCGCGCTGGGGGCGCTTCTTCTCGAATCTGCGCTACGTCGTCGTCGACGAGGTGCACACCTATCGGGGCATCTTTGGCTCGCACGTGGCGAACGTGCTCCGCAGGCTGCGCCGAATCGCGCGGCACTACGACGCCGAGCCGCAATTCCTTCTTTCCTCGGCGACGCTCCGCAATCCGCAGGAGCTGGCTGAGCTTCTCGTGGGGGACGAGGTTGCCTTGGTGGACCAGGACGGCTCTCCGCGCGGGCCCAAGCTCTTCGCGTTCTGGAATCCGCGCCAGTATGGCCTCGATTCGCCCGAGCGGCGCAGCGCCTCCGTCGACGCCGAGCGGATCCTGGTCGCGCTCTTGAAGCGCGGCGTGCAGTCGATCGTGTTCACCAAGGCGCGCGTCGTGGCCGAGCTGATCTACCGCTACGCGCGCGAGCGTCTCGAACGCGAAGAACGCGGGCTCGCGGATCTCCTTAGCCCGTATCGCGGAGGCTACCTCCCCGAAGAGAGGCGCGCGATCGAGCGGCGGCTTTTCGAGGGTGAGCTGCGTGGGGTCATTTCGACCAACGCCCTCGAGCTGGGGATCGACGTGGGCACGCTCGACGCCTCGATCCTCGTCGGCTTCCCGAACACGATCGCGAGCACGTGGCAACAGGCGGGACGCGCGGGTCGGAAGCAGGCGCCCTCGCTCGCGGTGGTGGTCGCGTACGAGGATCCGGTCGACCAGTACCTCATGCGGCATCCGAACTATTTCTTCGGCCAGTCCGTGGAGAGCGCGGTGCTGGACCCCGAGAATCCCTACGTCCTCGCCTCGCAGCTCTCGTGTGCGGCCTACGAGCTGCCGCTGAGCGAAGAGGACGAAGCGATCTTCGGAAGTCGCGCGCCGGCGATCGCCTCCATCCTCGAGGAGGAGGGCTCATTCAAATCGCTCGACGGGCTCCGCTACTGGTCCTCGGCCGAATACCCGGCGGGCAGCGTGAACCTGCGCACGATTTCCGACGACACCTTCACGATCCTCGACCAGACGCGGGAGAACGCGGTGCTCGGCACCGTGGATTCGATCAGCGCGCCGGAGCTTCTCTATCCCGAGGCGATCTACCTCCACGAGGGGGACACCTACTTCGTTCGCGATCTGGACCTGCGTCAAAAGGTCGCCTACGTGGAGCCGCGCGAGGTGGACTACTACACCCAGCCCGTGCTCGACACGCACCTGAAGCTCGAGGAGACGCGAGAGTCGAAGCGGTTCGGGGAGGAGGCGATCGGGTTGGGCCCGGCGGAGGTTTCGTGGCAGACCGTCGCGATGAAGAAGATCCGCTTCCGGAGTCTCGACGCGATCGGCTATCACCCGCTCGATCTGCCGCGGCAGAAGCTGGACACCATGGCGCTCTGGATCCAACCGAGCGAGGGGACTCGGAATAAGGTCCGGACCGCGGGGATGAACCCTCGCGAGGGCATGTCGGGGCTTCGGAACCTCCTCATCACGATCCTTCCGCTCCACGTCATGTGCGATCGCCCCGACATCGGCGGCATTTTGGAAAGCGCGAATCTGGGGGAGGCGACGATCTTCATGTACGACCGCTATCCGGGCGGGCTCGGCTACGCGGAGCGCGGGTATGCGATCGTGGGGGAGCTTCTGGGCGCGGCGCTTCGGCTGGTCGAGGACTGCCCGTGCGAGCTGGGCTGTCCCTCTTGCGTGGGGCTGCCGATATTGCGCCCGGCGCAGCAGCAGGATCCCGACCTCTACGGCGGCTGGCCGATCCCGAGCAAGGCGGCGACGGTGGCCCTGCTCAGGCGGATGCTCGGGCGATGA